The Cryptosporangium phraense genomic sequence CCTGGGCCACCCCCAAGGCCCGCCTCGACAAGCTCGACAAGATGTTCGCGCTGATCGAGGAGTGGACCGAGCAGCACACCAAGTGGGCGGTGATGGAGGACCTCAACGCCCACGACATCCCGTGCGGCCCGATCCTCTCCACCCGCGAGCTGATCGAGGACGACACGCTCGCCACGCTCGGCTCGGTCGTCGAGGTCGACCACCCCGAACGCGGCCCGTTCAAGACCGTCGGCTGCCCGATCAAGCTCTCCGACTCGCCCGTCGACGTCGAGCGCTCGCCGCTGCTCGGCGAGCACACCGACCAAGTCCTGTCCGAACTCGGCCTGGCCGATCGGGCCGACGCCTACCGCGCCGCCGGCGCGATCTGAGGGAGACCACCGACATGGCCGTCCAGACCGAAGCCGGGCCCAGGACCATCGTGCAGAACATCCTCGACGCCGTGCGGGCCGAGGGCCGCGACGCGCTCACCGCCCCCGAGGGACGCGCGGTGGTCGAGGCCTACGGCATCAGCACGCCCGGCGAAGCGCTCGCCACCAACCCCGAGGACGCCGTGGCCGAGGCGACCCGCATCGGGTTCCCCGTCGTTCTGAAGATCGTCTCGCCCGACATCCTGCACAAGACCGAGGCCGGCGGCGTCCTCGTCGGCATCAAGAACGCCGCGGAAGCGGCGGACGGCTACCGGACCATCGTGCGGAACGCCCGCCACCACAACGAAAACGCGCGGATCGTCGGCGTCCAGGTGCAGCAGATGCTCACCCAGGGCCACGAGGTGATCGTCGGCGCGGTCACCGATCCGACGTTCGGCAAGATCGTCGCGTTCGGACTCGGCGGCGTGCTCGTCGAGGTGCTCAAGGACGTGACGTTCCGCCTCGCTCCGACCTCGCGGGCCACCGCAAAACAGATGGTCGAGGGCATCAAGGCGGCCGAGATCCTGCGCGGCGTCCGGGGCGCCGAACCCGTCGACCAAGAGGCGCTGGCCACGCTGATCAGCCGCGTCTCCGACCTGGTCACCGACTTCCCGGAGATCTCCGAGGTCGATCTCAACCCGGTACTGGCCACGTCCGACAAGGCGACGGCCGTCGACGTCCGGATCATCGTCGGGGCGGAGACCGAACCGCCCTCGCGGTTCACCCGCGAGGAGATCCTCGCGTCGATGAACCGGATCATGCGACCGGCCTCGGTCGCGGTGATCGGCGCGTCGGCCGAGGCCGGGAAGATCGGCAACTCGGTGATGAAGAACCTGGTCGACGGCGGGTACCAGGGGCGGATCCACCCGGTGAACCCGAAGGCCACCGAGATTCTCGGCCTTCCGGCCGCGAAGACGATCACCGACATCGACGACGACGTCGACGTGGCGATCTTCGCGATCCCGGCGAAATTCGTGCCGCAAGCACTGGAAGAAGCGGGCGCCAAGGGCGTGGCCGGCGCGATCCTGATCCCGTCCGGCTTCGGCGAGACCGGCAACCAGGAGCTCCAGGACGAGGTCGTGGCCATCGCCCGCAAGCACGGCGTCAGGATCCTCGGGCCGAACATCTACGGCTACTACTACACGCCCGAGCACCTCTCGGCGACGTTCTGCACCCCCTACGACGTGCCCGGCGGCGTCGCCCTGAGCTCGCAGAGCGGCGGGATCGGGATGGCGATCCTCGGGTTCAGCCGGTCGGCCCGGATGGGTGTCTCGGCGATCGTCGGCGTCGGCAACAAGGCCGACCTCGACGAGGACGACCTGCTGACGTTCTTCGAGGACGACGACCATACGCAGCTGATCGCGATGCACCTCGAGGACCTCAAGGACGGCCGCGCGTTCGCCGAGACCGCGCAGCGGGTCTCGAAGCGCAAGCCGGTGATCGTCCTCAAGGCCGGTCGCACCGCGGCCGGTGCGAAAGCGGCCGGCTCACACACCGGCGCGCTGGCCGGCGACGACGCGGTCTACGACGACATCCTCCGGGAGTCCGGCGTGATCCGGGCGCCGGGCCTCAACGACCTGCTCGAGTACGCCCGGGGCATCCCGCAGCTGCCCACGCCCAAGGGCGAGAACGTCGTCATCATCACCGGCGCCGGGGGATCGGGCGTGCTGCTCTCCGACGCCTGCGTCGACAACGGGCTCTCGCTGATGCGGATCCCCGACGACCTGGACCAGGCGTTCCGGGCCTACATCCCGCCGTTCGGCGCGGCCGGCAACCCGGTCGACATCACCGGCGGCGAACCGCCGTCCACCTACCGCAACACGATCGCGCTGGGCCTGGAGGACCCGCGGATCCACGCGCTGATCCTCGGCTACTGGCACACGATCGTGACGCCCCCGATGACGTTCGCCGAGCTCGTCGTCGACGTGGTGGACGAGTACCGGGCCCGGGGGATCCACAAGCCGGTCGTCGCGTCGCTCTCGGGTGACGTCGAAGTCGAAGAGGCGAGCGAGCACCTCTACCGCAACGGGATCGTCGCCTA encodes the following:
- a CDS encoding acetate--CoA ligase family protein, which codes for MAVQTEAGPRTIVQNILDAVRAEGRDALTAPEGRAVVEAYGISTPGEALATNPEDAVAEATRIGFPVVLKIVSPDILHKTEAGGVLVGIKNAAEAADGYRTIVRNARHHNENARIVGVQVQQMLTQGHEVIVGAVTDPTFGKIVAFGLGGVLVEVLKDVTFRLAPTSRATAKQMVEGIKAAEILRGVRGAEPVDQEALATLISRVSDLVTDFPEISEVDLNPVLATSDKATAVDVRIIVGAETEPPSRFTREEILASMNRIMRPASVAVIGASAEAGKIGNSVMKNLVDGGYQGRIHPVNPKATEILGLPAAKTITDIDDDVDVAIFAIPAKFVPQALEEAGAKGVAGAILIPSGFGETGNQELQDEVVAIARKHGVRILGPNIYGYYYTPEHLSATFCTPYDVPGGVALSSQSGGIGMAILGFSRSARMGVSAIVGVGNKADLDEDDLLTFFEDDDHTQLIAMHLEDLKDGRAFAETAQRVSKRKPVIVLKAGRTAAGAKAAGSHTGALAGDDAVYDDILRESGVIRAPGLNDLLEYARGIPQLPTPKGENVVIITGAGGSGVLLSDACVDNGLSLMRIPDDLDQAFRAYIPPFGAAGNPVDITGGEPPSTYRNTIALGLEDPRIHALILGYWHTIVTPPMTFAELVVDVVDEYRARGIHKPVVASLSGDVEVEEASEHLYRNGIVAYPYTTEKPVAVLGAKYRWARAAGLL